CGGCGTGTTGGAGACGATGCCACCATCCCAGAAATGATCGGTGCCGACCTTCACCATCGGCAGTGCCGGCGGCAACGCGCCGCTCGCCATGATGTGCTCGGGGATGATCTCGTCATGGGCATTGTCGAAATAGATGAAATTGCCGGACAGCACGTTCACCGCGCCGACCGCAAAGCGCATCTTCTTGGAATTGATGCGGTCGAAGTCGACCAGCTCGAGCAGCGATTCCCGCAACGGCGTGGTGTCGTAATAGCTGGTCGCGGTGCGCGCACCGGCCGGGCTGAGCCACGGATTGGTCTGATGCGGGGTGAAGAAGCCGGGCTGTCCGAGCGTCGTCGTCATCCATGAGCTGGTAAGATTGCGCGCCTTGCGGAAGATGTCGCCGTCCGGCGTATAGTGCCAGATCTTGCGGCTGGTGATGCGGTCCCAGAACGTGTGCAGCCGCTCCAGCCGCTTCGCAGGAGGGTTGCCGGCGATGATCGCCGAGTTGATCGCGCCGATCGACACGCCGCAGACCCAGTCGGGCTCGATGTTGCATTCGTGCAGCGCCTGGTAGACGCCGGCCTGATAGGCACCCAGCGCGCCGCCGCCCTGCAGAACCAGCGCCACGCGATCGCATCCTTCGGGACGCCAGCCCGGCGTCGCGTGATCGATATCGTCGTAATGAGGGGTACGCGCGTCCATATCAGAAACTCCAAAGAATTCGCGGCGAGAATTCAGGGCGGCGATGACGCCCTGATGACAGATGAGGCGCCCGCGCGCGGCGCATCCGCCATGCCTGCCTGCATGGTTAGCAACGGGCTCCGCAGCGAGACGTGCTCAGGTATGCGCAACCGAGGTCACGCTGGCGTAACAGAGGTCACGCACCTGACGGAAATCCCTCATATCGCTGTCAATCTCGGCCATTAGCTTTCACGCAATGTTTGCAAACAGGGGGTCATGCGATGCGCAGGGAAGATCTGCTCAAGCTTCCGTCGATGCCGGCTGCCGGTCCGAGCTATCCCGCTGGCCCTTACCGCTTCATCGATCGCGAATTCCTCGTCATCACCTATGAGACCGATCCGGAATTGATCCGTGCCGGCCTGCCTGAGCCGCTGGAGCCGATCGAACAGTCGATCGTGCACTACGAATGGATCAAGATGCCCGACAGCTCCGGCTTCGGCAGCTACACCGAGTCCGGTCTCGTGATCCCCGCGCGACTGCATGGCGAAGAGGTCAACTTCGTCTGCCAGATGTATCTCGACGATGATCCGCCGATCGCGGCCGGTCGCGAGATCTGGGGTTTTCCGAAGAAATACGCCCATCCAAAGCTCGAGATCGTCAAGGACACGCTGACCGGCACGCTGGAATATGCCGGCCAGCTCGTCGCGATGGGCACGATGGGCTACAAGCACGAGAGCATGGCGGGCAACGGCGACGTCACCCGCGCCACGCTGTCGAAGACGCAAGTTAATCTGAAGATGATCCCGGGCGTCGATGGTCATCTCGAAATCTGTCAGCTGGTCGCGATCAACCTGACCGACATCGTCGTCAAGGGCTCCTGGATCGGGCCGGGCCGGCTGCATCTCGTGCCGCATGTCAACGCGCCGGTCGCGGATTTCCCGGTCAAGCGCGTCATCGGCGCGCATCACTATATCGCCGACCTGACGCTGCCGTTCGGCCGCGTCGTGCACGACTACAACAAGGAAGCCGCCGAGGCGGCCGCGCCGACCGGCCTCGCTGCGGAGTAAGCGCGCCGCGCCCGCATCAGGCAGCGGCCGGCTTCGGCTCGGCCGCCGGCTTCGGTTGCGGCCGCGCGATCGCCAGCGTGATCAGCGCAGCGCAGACGCATAGCGCGCCGGCGATGAAGAACGCCGGCAGATAGCTGGAATAGACCGTGCGCGATACGCCGGCGCCGAATGCGGCCGCGCCGGCGCCGAGCTGGTGGCCGGCGAAGATCCAGCCGAACACCAGGTTGGCGCGCTCGGCGCCGAACCGCTGCGCGGTGAGGCGCACCGTCGGCGGCACGGTTGCGATCCAGTCGAGCCCGTAGAACATCGCGAACAGCGACAGGCCGTAGAAGGTGAAATCGGAGTACGGCAGGTACAGCAGCGACAGGCCGCGCAGGCCGTAATACCAGAACAGCAGATAGCGGTTGTCGTAGCGGTCCGACAGCCAGCCCGAGATGATGGTGCCGAAGAAATCGAAGATGCCCATCGCGGCGAGCAGGCTCGCGGCCTGCACCTGCGGGATGCCGAAATCGAGACACATCGGGATCAGGTGAACCTGGACCAGGCCGTTGGTCGAGGCGCCGCAGACGAAGAACGTCGCGAACAGGATCCAGAACACCGACGATTTCGAGGACTCGCGCAGCGTGCCGAGCGCGGCCGCCATGATCGGCGCATTGGCCGGCGGCGGCGCGGGGAGGGGCGCGGTGCCGTTGTCGCCGAACGGGCGCAGGCCGACGTCGCTCGGCCGGTCGCGCATCAGCATCAGCACCGCGAAGGCGGCGACGCCGAGCATGACGCAGACGAATCCAAGCGCGACGCGCCAGCCATAGCGCTCCGTGATGGTGGCGAGCAGCGGCAGGAAGGCGAGCTGCCCGGTCGCGACGCTCGCGGTGAGCATGCCGATCACGAGGCCCCGCCGCGCCACGA
The window above is part of the Bradyrhizobium sp. PSBB068 genome. Proteins encoded here:
- a CDS encoding patatin-like phospholipase family protein, which encodes MDARTPHYDDIDHATPGWRPEGCDRVALVLQGGGALGAYQAGVYQALHECNIEPDWVCGVSIGAINSAIIAGNPPAKRLERLHTFWDRITSRKIWHYTPDGDIFRKARNLTSSWMTTTLGQPGFFTPHQTNPWLSPAGARTATSYYDTTPLRESLLELVDFDRINSKKMRFAVGAVNVLSGNFIYFDNAHDEIIPEHIMASGALPPALPMVKVGTDHFWDGGIVSNTPLQHLLDQEDNANSLVFQVDLFSARGALPRDIQDVMARHKDIMYSSRTRYNTDVYRKTYNLRTALHNALSKIPDDHLSEEERQLKKANSRLPGITLLQLIYQQKAYEGDAKDHEFSGTSMREHWASGHEDTKRSLKRRDWIKMPENGMGIVIHDVHRESE
- a CDS encoding acetoacetate decarboxylase — its product is MRREDLLKLPSMPAAGPSYPAGPYRFIDREFLVITYETDPELIRAGLPEPLEPIEQSIVHYEWIKMPDSSGFGSYTESGLVIPARLHGEEVNFVCQMYLDDDPPIAAGREIWGFPKKYAHPKLEIVKDTLTGTLEYAGQLVAMGTMGYKHESMAGNGDVTRATLSKTQVNLKMIPGVDGHLEICQLVAINLTDIVVKGSWIGPGRLHLVPHVNAPVADFPVKRVIGAHHYIADLTLPFGRVVHDYNKEAAEAAAPTGLAAE
- a CDS encoding MFS transporter, encoding MISNWLASALARRNIHYGWVMVAVTFLAALISAGTVGAPGVFIVPLQKEFGWSTAEISSALSIRFILFGLMAPFAAALMNRYGLRNVTLAAQLIVVSGLVTSLAMTQVWQLILLWGVVIGIGTGMTALVLGATIATRWFVARRGLVIGMLTASVATGQLAFLPLLATITERYGWRVALGFVCVMLGVAAFAVLMLMRDRPSDVGLRPFGDNGTAPLPAPPPANAPIMAAALGTLRESSKSSVFWILFATFFVCGASTNGLVQVHLIPMCLDFGIPQVQAASLLAAMGIFDFFGTIISGWLSDRYDNRYLLFWYYGLRGLSLLYLPYSDFTFYGLSLFAMFYGLDWIATVPPTVRLTAQRFGAERANLVFGWIFAGHQLGAGAAAFGAGVSRTVYSSYLPAFFIAGALCVCAALITLAIARPQPKPAAEPKPAAA